The Bacteroidota bacterium genome includes a region encoding these proteins:
- a CDS encoding MotA/TolQ/ExbB proton channel family protein, producing the protein MAQTAAKPTKKTTITGLGIIVMGVNLVIGILFYIFVAGSDSNFTADGKPIPGNYLALVHEGGFIVPILLALFLTVMVFFFERLMTISKAKGNGSIESFLQKIKFHLSNQDMTAALKECDRQKGSVANVVNAGLHKYAEMKADKEATTEQKVLNISKEIEEATALEMPALEKHLPILATIASIGTLIALLGTVLGMIRAFAALAAEGTPDPSALSAGISEALVNTAIGIGTSAFAIIFYNIFTGMIDKLTYGIDEIGFTITQTFAASEK; encoded by the coding sequence ATGGCTCAAACAGCAGCAAAACCAACTAAGAAGACCACGATCACGGGTCTTGGAATCATCGTTATGGGTGTGAATCTCGTTATCGGGATATTATTCTACATTTTTGTAGCCGGAAGTGATTCCAACTTCACTGCAGATGGTAAACCAATTCCGGGTAATTATTTAGCCCTAGTTCATGAGGGCGGATTTATCGTACCTATTTTATTGGCTTTATTTTTAACAGTAATGGTATTCTTTTTCGAAAGATTAATGACCATCTCCAAAGCAAAAGGCAATGGATCAATTGAATCATTTTTACAAAAGATCAAATTTCATTTAAGCAATCAGGATATGACAGCAGCATTAAAAGAATGTGATCGTCAAAAAGGTTCTGTAGCAAATGTTGTGAACGCAGGTTTACATAAATATGCTGAAATGAAAGCAGATAAAGAAGCTACCACTGAGCAAAAAGTATTGAACATCAGTAAGGAAATTGAAGAAGCAACCGCATTAGAAATGCCTGCTTTAGAAAAACACCTTCCAATTCTTGCAACTATTGCATCAATAGGAACGTTAATTGCCTTATTGGGAACAGTATTAGGTATGATCAGAGCCTTCGCAGCACTTGCGGCAGAAGGAACTCCCGATCCATCCGCTTTGTCAGCCGGTATCTCTGAAGCCCTTGTAAATACAGCAATCGGTATCGGAACTTCCGCTTTTGCCATCATTTTCTATAACATTTTTACAGGAATGATCGACAAACTGACTTACGGTATTGATGAGATCGGATTTACGATCACTC
- a CDS encoding CopD family protein — translation MILIDAVSAYPYILATHIIFIVTWFAALFYIVRLFIYHVEATQKPEPEKSILTNQFSIMERRLMNIIGTPSMILVLITGSILLSINNQFLAQGWMQFKLFFVVCLIFYHTYCLKMLHKLKTTSSTPSSQKLRMINELATIFLVAIVFLVELKNLLDMVWALCGIIVLMIVLFIAIKIYKIRRQN, via the coding sequence ATGATTTTAATTGACGCAGTATCTGCTTATCCCTATATTCTCGCCACACATATTATATTTATTGTAACATGGTTTGCCGCGTTGTTTTATATAGTCAGATTATTTATCTATCATGTGGAAGCCACACAAAAACCAGAACCTGAAAAAAGTATTTTAACCAATCAATTCAGCATTATGGAAAGGCGTCTGATGAACATCATTGGCACTCCATCTATGATACTTGTTTTAATTACAGGAAGTATTTTACTAAGTATAAACAATCAATTTTTAGCGCAAGGCTGGATGCAATTCAAATTATTTTTTGTTGTGTGTTTAATATTTTATCATACCTATTGTTTGAAAATGTTACACAAATTAAAAACAACATCATCTACCCCATCTTCCCAAAAACTTCGGATGATAAATGAGCTCGCAACAATATTTTTAGTTGCTATAGTTTTTCTCGTAGAATTAAAAAACCTGTTGGATATGGTTTGGGCACTTTGCGGGATAATTGTTTTAATGATCGTTCTATTCATAGCGATCAAGATCTATAAAATTCGAAGACAAAACTAA